CGGAGATGCCTTGCTTCCGGATCATCAGGAAGTGCAGCAGCATAAAGACTGCAATCAACCAAGGCAAGACAAAGGTGTGGAGACTGTAGAAGCGGGTCAAGGTTGCTTGACCAACGCTTTGGCCACCCCGCAGCAGTTCAACCATGGCAGAACCAACCACGGGAATCGCTTCAGGCACACCGGAGACGATTTTGACCGCCCAGTAGCCGACTTGGTCCCAAGGCAGCGAGTAGCCGGTCACACCGAAGGTGACCGTGATTACTGCCATCACGACACCAGTGACCCAGGTCAATTCGCGGGGGCGTTTGAAACCACCGGTCAGATACACACGGAAAACGTGCAGGATCATCATCAGCACCATCATGCTGGCCGACCAGCGGTGGATGGAGCGGATCAGCCAACCGAAGTTGACTTGGTTCATGATGAATTGCACGGAGCTATAAGCTTCAGCGACCGTCGGCTTGTAATAAAACGTCATTGCAAAGCCGGTGGCAAACTGAATGAGAAAACAAGTTAACGTAATCCCGCCCAGGCAATAGAAGATGTTGACGTGGGGAGGAACGTACTTGCTGGAAACGTCTTCAGCGATCGCTTGGATCTCTAGACGCTCCTCGAACCAGTCGTAGACCTTCGACATGAATCCGCAAGTTCCTAGTGATGCTTACGAAAAAATGTAACACAGTCAGCTGAGCGGATCCGTGGCGAAACGACGTAGCTCCGGCTAGGTTTGAGCTGTTGAAGTCGTCGATCAACAGCGGTCTGAACTCGTTTTTGTCAAGGTCTGTTCCTTGGCGCGACCGAACGCTCTAACGCTTAATATCCTGAAAGGTTTGTAAAGTTCTGTTAAT
The sequence above is a segment of the Synechococcus elongatus PCC 11801 genome. Coding sequences within it:
- the petB gene encoding cytochrome b6, with product MSKVYDWFEERLEIQAIAEDVSSKYVPPHVNIFYCLGGITLTCFLIQFATGFAMTFYYKPTVAEAYSSVQFIMNQVNFGWLIRSIHRWSASMMVLMMILHVFRVYLTGGFKRPRELTWVTGVVMAVITVTFGVTGYSLPWDQVGYWAVKIVSGVPEAIPVVGSAMVELLRGGQSVGQATLTRFYSLHTFVLPWLIAVFMLLHFLMIRKQGISGPL